One genomic window of Arachis hypogaea cultivar Tifrunner chromosome 8, arahy.Tifrunner.gnm2.J5K5, whole genome shotgun sequence includes the following:
- the LOC112707405 gene encoding dynein light chain 1, cytoplasmic-like, translating into MEKEKEQEEKLVKKKKAIMHAHDHNNTVMRMASIAISLNARLKASDMPLHMQEHALHYTRSLITYGHGHHHYPSNKPTHTHLARELKKEFDSMYGPAWHCVIGTSFGSYVSHTGGAFFYFSIDSLSVLLFKTEVYLVTPPPPPPHTN; encoded by the exons ATGGAGAAAGAAAAGGAACAAGAAGAAAagctggtgaagaagaagaaagccaTTATGCATGCTCATGATCACAATAACACAGTGATGAGAATGGCTTCAATTGCTATAAGCTTGAACGCGAGGTTGAAAGCTTCTGACATGCCTCTTCACATGCAAGAACATGCTCTTCACTACACAAGATCACTTATCACCTATGGCCATGGCCATCACCACTATCCTTCCAATAAGCCCACACACACACACTTAGCAAGAGAACTCAAAAAG GAGTTCGATTCGATGTACGGACCAGCGTGGCACTGTGTGATTGGGACGAGTTTCGGGTCTTATGTGAGTCACACTGGTGGCGCGTTCTTCTACTTTTCCATTGACTCACTCTCCGTTCTTCTCTTTAAAACGGAGGTTTACTTGGTcacgccaccaccaccacctcctcatACAaattaa